From Salmo salar chromosome ssa04, Ssal_v3.1, whole genome shotgun sequence, one genomic window encodes:
- the rtn7 gene encoding reticulon-3, producing MADPTTQSAQISSAMNASSTKESTYYVMELVYWRDPKKSAVAFGMSLLVLLSLATFSVISVVSYLLLALLCVTITFRVYKSVIQAVQKSEEGHPFKALMEKDLTVQPEIFRKYVDVCLTYVNRAIKQARHLLLVEDLVDSLKLAGFMWLLTYVGAVFNGITILILTDIIFFSTPLVYERNKIQIDKYIELIRTRVEVTLAKLQDKLPGAVKRTKAE from the exons ATGGCAGATCCGACGACACAGTCTGCCCAGATTTCGTCCGCTATGAACGCTTCATCGACGAAAGAATCCACATATTACG TGATGGAGCTGGTGTACTGGCGGGACCCAAAGAAGTCTGCGGTGGCCTTTGGCATGTCCCTGCTGGTCCTTCTGTCCCTGGCTACCTTCAGCGTCATCAGTGTGGTCTCCTACCTGCTGCTGGCACTGCTCTGTGTCACAATCACCTTCCGTGTCTACAAGTCTGTCATTCAGGCAGTGCAGAAGTCTGAAGAGGGCCACCCCTTCAA GGCTCTGATGGAGAAGGACCTGACCGTTCAGCCTGAGATTTTCCGTAAATATGTGGATGTGTGTCTGACCTATGTGAATCGTGCCATCAAACAGGCCAGGCACCTGCTGCTGGTGGAGGACCTGGTGGACTCACTTAAG CTGGCTGGTTTCATGTGGCTGCTGACTTATGTGGGCGCTGTCTTCAATGGCATCACAATCCTGATACTGA CTGATATTATCTTCTTCAGCACGCCCCTGGTTTATGAGAGAAATAAA ATTCAGATCGATAAATACATTGAACTGATTCGCACCAGAGTTGAAGTCACACTTGCAAA GCTTCAAGACAAACTCCCCGGGGCAGTAAAGCGCACCAAAGCAGAGTGA